From a single Alkalihalophilus pseudofirmus genomic region:
- a CDS encoding YlbF family regulator — protein sequence MSNVYDKAHELKKAIAESEEFSALKSMHEQIEADDIAKKMLENFRNLQLELQQKQMQGIQITEEEAQKAQQQFELVQQHELISKLMEAEQRLSVIIGDINKIITEPLEEIYGNPEGQQ from the coding sequence ATGTCAAATGTATACGATAAGGCTCATGAACTAAAGAAAGCAATTGCTGAAAGTGAAGAATTCTCTGCATTAAAATCAATGCACGAACAAATTGAAGCAGATGACATTGCTAAGAAAATGCTAGAGAACTTCCGTAACCTGCAGCTTGAGCTTCAACAAAAGCAAATGCAAGGTATTCAAATTACGGAAGAAGAAGCTCAAAAAGCTCAACAGCAATTTGAACTTGTTCAACAACATGAGTTAATCTCGAAATTAATGGAAGCTGAACAACGTCTAAGTGTTATCATTGGTGATATCAACAAAATCATCACAGAACCTCTTGAAGAGATCTATGGTAACCCTGAAGGTCAACAATAA
- a CDS encoding YhzD family protein, translating to MNEYFLTVYEPNGEMVFEERIEAADDDAAQEIGKKKLEENNYTNHTHRLTRAGKLLLFHV from the coding sequence ATGAATGAGTATTTTCTAACCGTTTATGAACCTAATGGCGAAATGGTTTTTGAGGAACGAATCGAAGCTGCGGATGATGATGCCGCACAAGAGATTGGAAAGAAAAAGTTAGAGGAAAACAACTATACAAATCATACTCATCGCCTTACACGTGCTGGTAAGTTATTGTTATTTCATGTGTAA
- a CDS encoding Cof-type HAD-IIB family hydrolase, whose amino-acid sequence MTYRLLALNIDGTLIGSNEKISKQTKEAIEYVKKKGVYVTLVTSRPHLSAKRLAKSLKIDNYLVTNNGAFVANDAEDPLYVKRIDVNKTLQLVEVLEQYDCHIRVLHESFSIGNKVRQKNQLIAKMTIGVGDPLFYPVTFVDSVYDRLLQEAIAPPKVQVQFFDEEEQNSALNQVKEMIKGINAVSIQDGKVEFVAEGVSKLHGLQKVGQELGISLQEMVAVGLEEDDIPMISQVGLGVAMGNASEEVKKAADWITRSNHQNGVSYMIREVFRKQLRVQVE is encoded by the coding sequence ATGACGTACCGATTACTAGCCCTGAATATTGATGGAACATTGATTGGTTCAAATGAGAAGATCTCAAAGCAAACGAAAGAGGCTATTGAGTATGTGAAGAAAAAAGGGGTGTATGTCACCTTAGTGACTTCAAGACCTCACCTTTCCGCAAAACGTTTGGCAAAATCCTTAAAGATTGATAACTATTTAGTAACAAACAATGGCGCATTTGTTGCAAATGACGCAGAAGATCCTTTATACGTAAAGCGAATTGATGTGAATAAAACATTGCAGCTCGTTGAAGTATTAGAGCAGTATGATTGTCATATTCGTGTTCTTCATGAAAGCTTCTCTATTGGAAATAAGGTACGGCAGAAAAATCAGCTGATCGCAAAGATGACGATTGGTGTAGGGGACCCATTATTTTACCCTGTGACGTTTGTAGATTCTGTTTATGATCGTTTACTGCAAGAAGCGATTGCTCCTCCTAAAGTACAGGTTCAATTCTTTGATGAAGAAGAACAGAACTCCGCTTTAAACCAAGTGAAAGAAATGATTAAAGGGATAAATGCTGTTTCCATTCAAGATGGAAAAGTAGAGTTTGTAGCAGAGGGAGTCTCAAAGCTTCATGGGTTACAAAAAGTAGGGCAAGAGCTTGGTATTTCCCTGCAAGAAATGGTTGCTGTCGGCCTTGAAGAAGATGATATACCAATGATCAGTCAAGTAGGATTAGGGGTAGCTATGGGGAATGCCAGTGAAGAAGTAAAGAAGGCAGCCGATTGGATCACGCGCTCGAATCATCAAAACGGAGTTTCTTACATGATTCGAGAAGTGTTTAGAAAGCAGCTCCGTGTTCAAGTGGAATAA